Proteins encoded together in one uncultured Desulfosarcina sp. window:
- a CDS encoding ATP-binding protein, producing the protein MIQLPNATTTLKLAIVGGGRACEFFLKLIGLGNLPYLQIDIIGVCDINPEARGFRLAQKMGIFTTTDFKDLFSLNDLDGIIELTNSREVLVDLVRLRPARIGIVEHNIGRLLRNLFTVDQKLRSAEQKIVFEKAARDFLIQQNSQCIVVINTDFTIEAVNDAYLRTTRKNREEVVGKYCYRVIHGLNTPCDSLRDGIVCPMLETLRTGKSAKGFHALQTAQAGQELHDIVTYPVRDADGKTIRVIEIWMDIGQEISSRWEKRERELKSDLNKLIQEDRMISLGKLVASCVHEINNPIQGLLTFSHLMMEMLTADTLTAKEITKLRGFTKIMGEELERCGKIVTGLLSFSRQGTHSYRDIDLNEVVVSVVDLIRHRIELQDLYFKMDLCSEPLFVHGDVNQLQQCFLNLVFNAIEAMGPGGRLHIATARTTDGKMADVRIEDTGHGIAQKHLDHIYDPFFTTKEVGEGTGMGLSIVYGVVKSHQGEIEVRSQVDQGTVFSICLPLKPAEKIDTDQ; encoded by the coding sequence GTGATCCAACTGCCCAACGCAACGACCACACTGAAACTCGCCATTGTAGGCGGCGGCCGGGCCTGCGAGTTTTTTCTCAAGCTGATCGGTCTGGGCAATCTGCCCTACCTGCAGATCGACATCATCGGGGTCTGCGATATCAACCCCGAGGCCAGAGGATTTCGTCTGGCGCAGAAAATGGGGATCTTTACCACCACCGACTTCAAGGATCTGTTCTCTCTGAACGACCTGGACGGGATCATCGAACTGACCAACAGCCGGGAGGTCCTCGTCGACCTGGTCCGGCTGCGTCCCGCCCGCATCGGGATCGTCGAGCACAACATCGGACGCCTGTTGAGGAATCTGTTCACCGTGGACCAGAAGCTTAGGTCCGCCGAGCAGAAAATCGTCTTCGAAAAAGCGGCGCGTGATTTCCTCATTCAGCAGAACTCCCAGTGCATCGTGGTCATCAACACCGACTTCACCATCGAAGCGGTCAACGACGCCTACCTGAGAACCACCAGAAAAAACCGGGAAGAGGTGGTCGGAAAATATTGCTACCGGGTCATTCACGGACTGAACACCCCCTGCGATAGCCTGCGCGACGGCATTGTCTGCCCCATGCTGGAAACCCTGCGCACCGGCAAGTCGGCCAAGGGATTTCATGCCCTGCAAACGGCACAAGCGGGTCAGGAGCTGCACGATATCGTGACCTACCCGGTACGCGATGCCGACGGCAAAACGATCCGGGTGATCGAAATCTGGATGGATATCGGCCAGGAGATTTCCTCCCGCTGGGAAAAACGGGAGCGGGAACTCAAGTCCGACCTGAACAAACTCATCCAGGAAGACCGCATGATCTCTTTAGGGAAACTGGTGGCCAGCTGCGTTCACGAAATCAACAACCCCATTCAGGGGCTTTTGACCTTCAGCCACCTCATGATGGAGATGCTGACGGCCGACACCCTCACCGCCAAGGAGATCACCAAGCTGCGGGGCTTTACGAAAATCATGGGAGAGGAGCTGGAGCGCTGCGGCAAGATCGTCACCGGCCTGCTTTCCTTTTCGCGCCAGGGGACCCATTCTTACAGGGATATCGATCTGAACGAGGTCGTGGTGAGCGTGGTCGATCTCATCCGCCACCGGATCGAACTTCAGGATCTTTATTTCAAGATGGATCTTTGCAGCGAACCGCTTTTCGTTCATGGCGACGTGAACCAGCTGCAGCAGTGTTTTCTCAACCTGGTGTTCAACGCCATCGAGGCCATGGGCCCCGGCGGCCGGTTGCATATCGCCACCGCCCGGACGACAGATGGAAAGATGGCCGACGTGCGCATCGAGGACACCGGCCACGGCATTGCCCAAAAGCACCTGGACCACATTTACGACCCCTTTTTCACCACCAAGGAGGTGGGCGAAGGGACCGGTATGGGATTGTCCATCGTTTACGGGGTCGTGAAAAGCCATCAGGGAGAAATCGAAGTACGCAGCCAGGTGGATCAGGGCACCGTGTTTTCCATCTGCCTGCCGCTCAAGCCGGCTGAGAAGATAGATACAGACCAATGA